In Methanothermobacter sp., the following are encoded in one genomic region:
- the pdxS gene encoding pyridoxal 5'-phosphate synthase lyase subunit PdxS, with translation MLHGTEVLKKGFAKMTKGGVIMDVVNAEQAAIAEDSGAVAVMALEKVPADIRASGGVARMADPNKVQEIMDAVSIPVMAKVRIGHFVEAQVLEALGVDMIDESEVLTPADERFHIDKKKFTVPFVCGARNLGEALRRIDEGAAMIRTKGEPGTGNIVEAVRHMRIMMSEIREIQNKEEEELWEFARKIEAPLELVRETARLGKLPVVNFAAGGVATPADAALMMQLGADGVFVGSGIFKSDNPEGYARAIVEATAHYDEPEVIADVSRGLGTAMRGLEISEIPEEGRMQDRGW, from the coding sequence ATGCTGCATGGTACAGAAGTACTCAAGAAGGGATTTGCAAAGATGACCAAGGGCGGCGTTATAATGGACGTTGTCAATGCTGAACAGGCTGCAATTGCAGAGGACTCAGGTGCAGTCGCTGTAATGGCCCTTGAGAAGGTACCCGCTGATATAAGGGCCTCTGGAGGAGTTGCAAGGATGGCTGATCCCAACAAGGTCCAGGAGATAATGGACGCAGTGTCCATACCTGTGATGGCCAAGGTCAGGATAGGACACTTCGTTGAGGCCCAGGTCCTTGAGGCCCTGGGGGTCGATATGATAGATGAGAGCGAGGTTCTAACCCCTGCAGATGAACGCTTCCACATAGATAAGAAGAAGTTCACTGTCCCATTTGTGTGCGGTGCAAGAAACCTTGGCGAGGCCCTCAGGAGGATAGATGAGGGCGCGGCAATGATAAGGACCAAGGGGGAACCTGGAACTGGTAACATCGTTGAAGCCGTGAGGCACATGAGGATAATGATGAGTGAGATCAGGGAGATCCAGAACAAGGAGGAAGAGGAACTCTGGGAATTCGCAAGGAAGATTGAGGCTCCCCTTGAACTTGTAAGGGAAACAGCCCGTCTTGGAAAGCTCCCGGTGGTCAACTTCGCAGCGGGTGGTGTCGCAACACCAGCAGACGCAGCACTCATGATGCAGCTTGGTGCCGACGGCGTGTTTGTTGGTTCAGGTATATTCAAGTCAGATAACCCTGAGGGATATGCGAGGGCCATTGTTGAGGCCACAGCCCACTACGACGAACCTGAGGTCATAGCGGATGTTTCAAGGGGCCTTGGCACAGCCATGAGGGGACTTGAAATCAGTGAAATCCCTGAAGAGGGTAGAATGCAGGATAGGGGATGGTAA
- a CDS encoding DUF2162 domain-containing protein, translating to MDMANLLWQAGILSVLLIFGVKIGLAMGFAGLSRKMAALITAGYGLGIYGLSALANAYMNSIQGFFNTYSSLITIIMASILIFAGVHTLREWKEHRRDTAKTACVAMVAPCPCCFGAVIVSIILVSPIIGVSAITIGKYSGIILAAFIALFYVFANGVASAINKPYPVLLGNFMLFAGLYFLTAAIVLPNVNSAMSMKMTPLTVPGINTIIYVVLGTLALMGLGIYLNKRKSTFIE from the coding sequence ATGGACATGGCAAACCTACTGTGGCAGGCGGGAATCCTATCGGTTTTACTGATATTCGGCGTGAAGATTGGACTGGCAATGGGTTTTGCGGGGCTATCAAGGAAGATGGCCGCCCTGATAACTGCGGGTTACGGTCTGGGTATATATGGCCTCTCGGCACTTGCAAATGCCTACATGAACTCGATTCAGGGCTTCTTCAACACCTACAGTTCACTGATAACAATCATAATGGCATCTATCCTCATATTTGCCGGTGTGCACACTCTCCGTGAGTGGAAGGAACACAGGAGGGATACAGCAAAGACTGCATGCGTTGCAATGGTGGCGCCCTGTCCCTGCTGCTTCGGGGCGGTGATAGTCAGCATAATACTTGTGTCACCCATAATCGGTGTATCAGCAATCACAATCGGCAAATATTCCGGGATAATTCTGGCAGCCTTCATAGCGTTATTCTATGTATTCGCCAATGGAGTTGCATCAGCAATCAACAAACCCTACCCTGTTCTGCTGGGCAACTTCATGCTTTTTGCCGGTCTCTACTTCCTGACAGCTGCCATTGTGCTTCCAAATGTGAACAGCGCCATGAGCATGAAGATGACGCCACTGACGGTTCCAGGCATAAACACCATAATATATGTTGTGCTGGGGACACTGGCGCTTATGGGACTTGGAATTTACCTTAACAAGAGAAAGAGCACTTTCATAGAATAA
- a CDS encoding P-II family nitrogen regulator yields MKEIVAIIRPEKLEEVKNALEEVGCHGMTVTEVRGRGRQLGITESYRGRDYRIDLIPKTKIEIVVNDEDLDRVVDTIVKSAQTGDIGDGKIFISGVEEVVRIRTGESGEKAV; encoded by the coding sequence ATGAAAGAGATAGTTGCCATCATAAGACCCGAGAAACTCGAGGAAGTTAAAAATGCCCTTGAAGAGGTAGGGTGCCATGGGATGACAGTGACCGAGGTAAGGGGCCGCGGGAGACAGCTTGGTATAACCGAGAGCTACCGTGGAAGGGACTACAGGATAGACCTCATACCAAAGACAAAGATTGAGATAGTGGTGAACGACGAGGACCTTGATAGGGTCGTTGATACGATAGTGAAAAGCGCCCAGACCGGTGACATAGGCGATGGAAAGATATTCATATCTGGAGTTGAAGAGGTTGTGAGGATAAGAACAGGCGAAAGCGGTGAAAAGGCGGTTTAA
- a CDS encoding P-II family nitrogen regulator: protein MKRITAIIRREKLEDVKDALELVGIHGMTVSDVRGRGQQMGIRESYRGMDYCVDLIPKVQIEVVVDSEDLEKVIETVTENARTGDIGDGKIFITDVLDVVRIRTGERGKKAI from the coding sequence ATGAAGAGGATCACAGCCATTATCAGAAGAGAGAAACTTGAGGATGTAAAGGATGCCCTGGAACTGGTTGGAATTCACGGAATGACCGTCTCAGATGTGAGGGGAAGGGGCCAGCAGATGGGTATCCGTGAGAGTTACCGTGGTATGGATTACTGCGTTGACCTGATCCCAAAGGTCCAGATTGAAGTGGTGGTTGACTCAGAGGACCTTGAAAAGGTGATTGAAACAGTAACCGAAAACGCAAGAACAGGAGATATTGGAGACGGAAAAATCTTCATAACTGATGTGCTTGATGTTGTGAGGATAAGAACCGGTGAAAGGGGGAAAAAGGCCATATAA
- a CDS encoding MotA/TolQ/ExbB proton channel family protein encodes MVAVPGSEILSGALHVVSQSLLIPVIAGLLLFMVYAIITLGGLMSEYSGRIRTEIRELESAIKSISNPGTPERIIEVVNSMEIPQSQKEVLTNIAETSELGPKSREALARKLIENEELRAAKSLEKTDIVTRLGPTLGLMGTLIPMGPGLAALGAGDINTLAQAIIIAFDTTVVGLASGGIAYVISKVRRRWYEEYLSNLETMAEAVLEVMDNAAQTPAKAPVGSK; translated from the coding sequence ATGGTTGCAGTACCCGGCAGTGAAATACTGAGCGGCGCACTACACGTTGTCTCCCAGAGTCTCCTAATACCTGTTATAGCAGGGCTCCTGTTATTCATGGTCTATGCAATAATAACCCTTGGCGGGCTAATGTCAGAGTACTCTGGAAGAATAAGGACTGAAATCAGGGAACTGGAATCAGCTATAAAGTCAATTTCCAATCCAGGAACCCCTGAGAGGATAATTGAGGTTGTAAATTCAATGGAGATACCGCAGAGCCAGAAGGAGGTCCTTACAAATATTGCGGAAACTTCAGAACTGGGACCCAAATCAAGGGAGGCCCTTGCAAGGAAACTCATAGAGAACGAGGAGCTCAGGGCTGCAAAGAGCCTCGAGAAGACGGACATCGTGACGAGGCTCGGACCAACCCTTGGTCTCATGGGGACACTCATACCCATGGGGCCCGGCCTGGCAGCCCTCGGTGCAGGGGATATAAATACACTGGCACAGGCCATCATCATAGCCTTTGACACAACAGTCGTGGGCCTCGCATCAGGGGGTATAGCCTACGTAATCTCAAAGGTCAGGCGCAGATGGTATGAGGAGTACCTCTCAAACCTTGAGACCATGGCCGAGGCAGTGCTGGAGGTGATGGATAATGCCGCTCAGACGCCGGCGAAGGCTCCTGTCGGATCAAAATGA
- a CDS encoding XRE family transcriptional regulator, translated as MPANTVGERIKQLRDNQNITLEELAERSGVNRELIKKIEEGDILPSLTPLIKISRTLGVRLGTLLDDRVQDEPVIVRKGKTQRVIHFSGYEESADTSNLNFHSLGAGKSDRHMEPFLIDVELHSDDFELSSHEGEEFIYVLEGEIEVIYGQEKYRLGEGDSIYYDSVVPHHLHAAGKNDARILAVVYTPF; from the coding sequence GTGCCAGCAAACACTGTGGGAGAAAGAATAAAACAGCTCAGGGATAACCAGAACATCACACTGGAGGAACTTGCAGAAAGAAGTGGAGTTAATAGGGAACTCATCAAGAAAATAGAGGAGGGAGACATTCTACCATCACTCACACCCCTCATAAAGATCTCAAGGACACTTGGAGTGAGGCTCGGCACACTCCTTGATGACAGGGTTCAGGATGAGCCGGTTATAGTCAGAAAGGGAAAAACCCAGAGGGTCATACACTTCTCAGGCTATGAGGAGAGTGCAGATACAAGCAACCTCAACTTCCACTCCCTCGGTGCCGGCAAAAGCGACAGGCACATGGAGCCGTTCCTGATCGACGTTGAACTCCACAGCGACGACTTCGAACTATCATCCCATGAGGGGGAGGAGTTCATATACGTCCTGGAGGGTGAAATAGAGGTCATCTATGGACAGGAGAAGTACAGGCTCGGTGAAGGGGACAGCATATACTATGACTCTGTTGTACCCCACCACCTCCACGCAGCAGGGAAAA
- a CDS encoding PfkB family carbohydrate kinase translates to MNTERYLLIGPVSRDRIVRRNWTECRVGGAVYYYSRLLSHLGVDHTALVTLSEADRHLLCEFPSNTNIIPLYRDSTVEFENIYDNGDTSRRIQRSNFASNPIEIGDIETIAGKEWTAVLAGPLLPSDIPVETLEFLGKMHRLYTGLQGYLRYLAGDMVRLKFNKEIPRVLGAGNGAFLDINELRTVSSDIMGALGTLSEHCAEVIVTCGPRGSLISHKGSLIRIMAVTAERELDPTGLGDTYMAAYVHMRRASDPEAAGNFASLMATRKLEGKI, encoded by the coding sequence GTGAACACAGAAAGGTACCTCCTTATCGGTCCTGTTAGCAGGGATCGTATAGTGAGGAGGAACTGGACAGAGTGCCGGGTGGGCGGAGCCGTTTACTACTATTCCCGGCTACTCTCACACCTTGGGGTTGACCACACGGCACTTGTAACCCTGTCAGAGGCTGACAGGCACCTTCTCTGCGAATTCCCGTCCAATACAAACATAATACCACTTTACAGGGACTCAACGGTTGAATTTGAAAATATCTATGATAACGGGGATACCTCAAGGAGAATTCAGAGGTCCAATTTTGCCAGTAACCCCATTGAAATTGGGGATATTGAAACAATTGCAGGGAAGGAGTGGACCGCCGTCCTTGCAGGTCCTCTTCTGCCCTCAGACATACCAGTGGAGACGCTGGAGTTCCTGGGAAAAATGCACAGACTCTACACAGGACTTCAGGGCTACCTGAGATACCTTGCTGGAGACATGGTCAGACTCAAGTTCAATAAGGAAATTCCGCGTGTCCTGGGGGCAGGGAACGGAGCTTTTCTTGACATCAACGAACTTCGAACAGTTTCCAGTGACATTATGGGGGCTCTTGGAACACTCAGTGAACACTGCGCTGAGGTCATAGTAACCTGTGGACCCCGGGGCTCCCTGATATCCCATAAAGGGTCCCTCATAAGGATAATGGCTGTTACTGCAGAAAGGGAACTTGACCCAACCGGGCTTGGGGATACATACATGGCTGCCTACGTCCATATGAGGAGGGCTTCTGATCCTGAGGCTGCTGGAAACTTCGCATCTCTCATGGCAACAAGAAAGCTTGAGGGAAAAATTTAA
- a CDS encoding HisA/HisF family protein yields MIEVIPVIDLRGGIAVAGKSGERENYRPLKTVFSSSPDPVNMALSLRAAGARSIYIADLDAIEGTGSNLDLTGRVNHVLPVTLDAGVKNRETFRFMLQFASRVVAATETLESTEELEYILKTYPPERTVVSVDVKDMKLHSENIDLELEEFRDLLLGYESDVILLDLGAVGTSSGFNRKLLELFRPIIRRIIPGGGVLPSEIPELEAMGVGKVLVGRALHEGMVRPG; encoded by the coding sequence ATGATTGAAGTCATACCTGTTATTGATCTGAGGGGAGGTATAGCGGTAGCCGGTAAATCAGGTGAACGTGAAAATTACAGGCCCCTCAAGACGGTGTTCTCGTCATCCCCCGACCCTGTGAACATGGCACTCTCCCTGAGGGCAGCCGGGGCGCGGTCAATCTACATAGCCGACCTTGACGCCATTGAGGGCACAGGATCCAATCTTGATCTCACAGGAAGGGTTAACCATGTGCTGCCGGTCACCCTAGACGCAGGGGTAAAAAACAGGGAGACATTCCGATTCATGCTCCAGTTTGCATCAAGGGTTGTTGCCGCGACAGAGACCCTTGAGAGTACAGAGGAACTTGAATACATCCTTAAAACCTACCCACCCGAGAGGACCGTTGTGAGCGTGGATGTTAAGGACATGAAGCTCCACTCAGAGAACATTGACCTTGAACTTGAAGAATTCAGGGACCTCCTCCTCGGCTATGAGTCTGATGTCATACTCCTTGACCTGGGGGCGGTTGGCACATCCTCAGGGTTCAACAGGAAACTCCTTGAACTCTTCAGGCCGATTATCAGGAGGATTATACCCGGCGGCGGCGTTCTACCCAGTGAGATACCTGAACTTGAGGCAATGGGTGTGGGGAAGGTTCTTGTTGGAAGGGCTCTCCATGAGGGGATGGTGAGGCCCGGGTGA
- a CDS encoding ammonium transporter — MDAVLNSGDTAWMLISTALVMLMTVPGVALFYGGLTKKENVLNTMFLSLIAFAVTSLIWVLYGYQFAFGADIMGLIGSPANLFMNGIGVDKLAELAPTIPDFLYITFQLTFAAITVALISGAIVERMKFSAWLAFVALWVSLVYVPVAHWVWGGGFLAQLGALDFAGGTVVHINSGVAALALVYLLGKRKDTRLLPHNLGYSVIGAALLWFGWFGFNAGSALTAGGLAASAFIVTNTAAAAGMLSWVIIDYLKTGKPTVLGGISGAVAGLVAITPAAGFVTVPAAIIIGLVTSAISYFAISYLKPKVGYDDALDVFGIHGMSGIWGSVATGIFAAPFINELGTGLIYGNPGQMTAQVIGVVIVAIYSFIVTLVIGKLLDLTVGLRVTEKEEIEGLDTHLHEETGYRI; from the coding sequence ATGGACGCGGTTTTAAACTCCGGTGACACAGCCTGGATGCTGATATCAACGGCCCTCGTGATGCTCATGACAGTTCCAGGCGTGGCACTATTCTATGGGGGTTTAACAAAAAAGGAGAACGTGCTCAACACGATGTTCCTGTCACTGATAGCCTTCGCAGTGACAAGCCTCATATGGGTGCTCTACGGCTATCAGTTTGCATTTGGGGCAGACATAATGGGACTCATAGGAAGTCCGGCGAACCTATTCATGAACGGCATAGGTGTCGATAAACTCGCAGAACTCGCACCCACGATACCAGACTTCCTTTACATAACCTTTCAGCTAACATTCGCTGCAATAACAGTTGCACTCATATCAGGTGCGATAGTGGAGAGAATGAAATTCTCAGCATGGCTGGCATTCGTTGCACTCTGGGTGAGCCTGGTATATGTACCGGTGGCCCACTGGGTATGGGGCGGCGGATTCCTTGCCCAGCTGGGTGCCCTTGACTTTGCAGGGGGTACAGTGGTCCACATAAACTCAGGTGTGGCTGCACTCGCACTGGTATACCTCCTTGGTAAGAGGAAGGATACAAGGCTGCTACCACATAACCTTGGGTACTCAGTGATAGGCGCTGCGCTCCTGTGGTTCGGATGGTTCGGCTTCAACGCAGGTTCAGCCCTCACAGCAGGGGGACTGGCAGCATCAGCATTCATTGTGACCAACACTGCTGCAGCAGCAGGTATGCTATCATGGGTGATAATAGACTACCTCAAAACAGGTAAACCCACAGTTCTCGGTGGCATATCAGGTGCAGTCGCAGGGCTCGTGGCAATAACACCAGCGGCGGGCTTTGTGACGGTCCCAGCAGCAATAATCATAGGCCTCGTCACAAGTGCCATATCATACTTCGCAATATCCTACCTCAAACCAAAGGTTGGATACGACGACGCACTTGACGTATTCGGGATACACGGAATGTCAGGTATATGGGGATCAGTGGCAACAGGTATCTTCGCAGCACCATTCATAAATGAACTGGGAACAGGCCTCATCTACGGAAACCCCGGTCAGATGACAGCACAGGTGATAGGAGTTGTCATTGTGGCTATCTACTCCTTCATAGTTACACTGGTGATAGGAAAGCTCCTGGACCTCACAGTGGGCCTCAGGGTAACTGAGAAGGAGGAAATAGAGGGACTTGACACCCACCTCCACGAGGAGACAGGATACAGAATATAG
- a CDS encoding DUF2149 domain-containing protein encodes MPLRRRRRLLSDQNEEDPMAGSANLVDAMLVLSVGFLIFLVLSWNMQNVVFADMTPQERQETMEAMKRAVEVQKGQELNNTPETSSGSGQGYVEMGTVYRDPKTGKLIMVQG; translated from the coding sequence ATGCCGCTCAGACGCCGGCGAAGGCTCCTGTCGGATCAAAATGAAGAGGACCCGATGGCCGGAAGTGCAAACCTGGTTGATGCCATGCTGGTCCTGTCTGTGGGTTTCCTCATATTCCTGGTACTCTCATGGAACATGCAGAATGTTGTATTCGCTGACATGACCCCACAGGAGCGTCAGGAAACCATGGAGGCAATGAAAAGGGCAGTTGAGGTTCAGAAGGGCCAGGAACTCAACAACACTCCCGAGACCAGTTCCGGTTCTGGTCAGGGATACGTTGAGATGGGAACCGTTTACAGGGATCCCAAGACGGGTAAGCTGATAATGGTTCAGGGGTAG